One Sodalinema gerasimenkoae IPPAS B-353 DNA segment encodes these proteins:
- a CDS encoding Na+/H+ antiporter: MSLEVTASEALIQNNLEKFLLVLSVSLTVATLSRTVSWMRQIPYTLLLVIVGVFLAFEDVRLVNLSPELILEIFLPPLLFEAGWNLHWKNLKQDLIPVTLFAIVGVMISIFGISWLLATFTGIPLPVCLLVGASLSATDPVSVIALFRELGVGERLTTLMEGESLFNDGVAVVAFGLLVGLATGSQEFSLQATISNFAIFVGVGVGVGSAIGFGISYLTQRFDLPLVEQSLTLVAAYGTYVITENLGGSGVIAVVTTGVILGNFGSRIGMNPRTRLLVTEFWEFIAFFVNSIVFLLIGDRVQFESLQESLIPIGIVIVGLLLTRAIGIFGLGSFSNLTAKSGIKLPELTVLWWGGLRGSVSIALALSVPVMLPEREEVIGIVFGVVLFTLLVQGLTTKSLLQNLSLLDENSRKQEYTEVVARRAALERVLQHLQQQEFRSDVPQDFYNYQTCLIQGELTQLQEKLKQLQKEDPDLKDYASQLLKNELLAIEADTYAEFVKSGQLSEELAPFLQGNL; the protein is encoded by the coding sequence ATGTCTCTCGAAGTGACAGCGAGCGAAGCTCTCATCCAAAATAACTTAGAGAAATTTCTCTTAGTGCTGTCCGTCTCCCTCACCGTCGCCACCCTGTCGCGAACCGTTAGCTGGATGCGGCAGATCCCCTACACCCTATTATTGGTCATCGTTGGGGTCTTCCTCGCCTTTGAAGATGTCCGTTTGGTGAATTTGTCACCGGAACTCATTTTAGAGATTTTCCTACCGCCCTTGCTCTTTGAAGCCGGTTGGAACCTCCATTGGAAGAACCTCAAACAGGACTTAATCCCCGTTACCCTGTTTGCCATTGTCGGGGTCATGATCTCCATCTTTGGCATTAGTTGGCTACTGGCCACCTTTACGGGGATTCCTCTACCGGTTTGTCTACTCGTGGGGGCCAGTCTCTCAGCCACCGATCCCGTTTCTGTCATTGCCCTATTTCGTGAGTTGGGGGTTGGCGAACGACTCACCACCCTCATGGAAGGAGAAAGCCTCTTTAACGATGGGGTGGCCGTTGTCGCCTTTGGACTTCTGGTGGGGTTAGCCACGGGAAGTCAAGAGTTCTCCCTGCAAGCCACGATTTCCAACTTTGCCATATTTGTCGGCGTTGGTGTGGGGGTTGGTAGTGCCATTGGCTTTGGGATTTCCTATCTCACCCAACGTTTTGATTTGCCTTTAGTCGAACAGTCTCTGACGTTGGTTGCCGCCTACGGAACCTATGTCATCACGGAAAACCTCGGCGGTTCCGGGGTGATTGCCGTGGTAACAACGGGGGTGATTTTAGGCAACTTTGGCTCCCGGATTGGTATGAATCCCCGAACTCGCCTGTTGGTGACGGAGTTTTGGGAGTTTATCGCCTTTTTTGTCAACTCCATTGTCTTCTTGTTGATTGGCGATCGCGTCCAGTTTGAAAGCCTCCAGGAAAGCCTAATCCCCATCGGCATTGTCATTGTGGGGTTATTACTTACCCGGGCCATCGGTATTTTTGGCCTAGGTAGTTTCAGTAACCTCACCGCCAAATCGGGCATCAAGCTGCCAGAATTAACCGTCTTGTGGTGGGGAGGCCTGCGGGGTTCCGTCTCCATTGCCTTGGCCTTGAGTGTTCCCGTCATGCTTCCGGAACGGGAAGAAGTCATCGGCATTGTCTTCGGGGTCGTGTTATTTACCCTGCTGGTTCAAGGCTTAACCACCAAATCCCTGCTTCAGAATCTTTCCCTGCTCGACGAAAACTCTCGCAAACAGGAGTATACCGAAGTTGTGGCCCGTCGTGCCGCCCTAGAACGGGTCTTGCAGCATCTGCAACAACAAGAGTTTCGCTCAGATGTCCCCCAAGACTTTTACAACTACCAGACTTGCCTAATTCAAGGAGAACTCACCCAGTTGCAAGAAAAACTCAAGCAACTTCAGAAAGAAGATCCAGATTTAAAAGACTACGCTAGCCAACTACTCAAAAACGAACTGCTGGCCATTGAAGCCGACACCTACGCCGAATTTGTCAAATCGGGGCAATTGAGTGAAGAACTGGCCCCCTTCTTGCAGGGAAACCTCTAG